The Solanum lycopersicum chromosome 2, SLM_r2.1 DNA window AACTTATTGATCGGCATCGAAAATAGTGTCACTTGGGGATACATCTATGATACCTTAAGGGCAACAAACAAGGACCAGTCTACTTTAGAGCATTTCTAAAgatgctttttttttaattgacaaGGGCAACCCACAGCCACTACCCTTTGGGTGTGCATAGGGTAAAACCCCGGTGAACGACAGGAGAGGTGacccgcactaggcaagcccCTTGCTTTCGCTAGCAAAGGGTTAGATTAATCCATCAGGTACCTGTTGCATTATTAGatgatctgaaataatagagaCATAGGTTCTTTTCATAGTATACTCCCCTTGCCTCCCCAGGGGACAAATCCAAACAGAAAAATGGGAAAGGAACGGGAACTCGTTCAAATGTGTGTTCATTAGCAACAGATAACACCAGCCTACTGACCAATGAAAGCATTATGTCCTCAATGGTGTGATGGACTATAATAAAACCTGGCACCAGAAAGGAGGCATGAAGTGTCAATTAGAACATCTTATATACCTGTATTGAAGTAAGTATAGCAGCTACATCATATATAGGACTCCACTGATTTTGCAAGATGTCCAAACAAATACTTCCATCAGCATAAACTGAGCAACAATAAGCAAAGGCATAAGCGATAAGCAAAACTATAATTTGCATGCAATGCGAAGAAACACAAGACAAGGTAGTATGCAATAcctggaaaaaaaatttaacgcAAAAACACAGATTGGTGTTGGAGATGTTAGGTTAGCTGAATATGCTAAAACAGATGGAAACTAGAAACAATTGGAGTCAAAATGATTACATATATTCATGAAAAGTGCAAGTAGCACATAAAGGATAAACAAGAGGAGGTCCCTTGAGATGGTTTTGTCATGTCTGCCTCCAAATGTGCACCTCAGTCATGAAATCATGATGGTCGATATTTAAAGGGGATGAGATAGACCTAAACGTACATGGAAGTTTTTTAGAAAGTCTAATGGTAATAATCATTTGGAATTTATGcaaacttagaaaaaaaaaatagagtacAGTGGAAGAAAAAGATCTTTATAAGCAATACCAACTGGTTGCGATAAAGACTTAATTTTGTTAGTCCAAATATTTGTCAGGATTTTTTTTGATCTTATTGAATGATTCGTACATCAATAGAAATGAGAGAGAACTTATAAGACGGGCCTAAAAGGAACAAAATGGATAGTAAAGATTTATACGGCATATCCCAACTAGCTTGCAATTGAGGCTAAATTATGGTTGTTTTTGCAAACGGCCAGACAATGCTGCAGTGAATTGCACTAACCAACCTTGCCCTCCCATACATAACACAATAACAGTAAACAtacacaaacacacacatatatgcgtaaaaaaaaaaaggaagaacataaataaattttatcctcTCATAAGAAGTTACATGGTGAATGGTATTACCCACTCTGCCACTAGTAAGGATTAGAAGAAAGAGGAGAAGAGATAAaaggaggggggaggggggtaaTTTCATTTGAGCTACTTACTATTTGGATGGAACATTCTGGAGACGAAGTGCACTCTTGGTGGCTTGTTAGGATAATCCTCTGAAAATTGAAGTGTCATCTTAAACGTACCTATTAATAACATTTATAACAGAACAGTCAAAGTTAGGTGAGATATATGTGAATTATAGAAGCAATTGTCCAAACAAAATTAGCCAAAAATCTGATGCTTTACTTTCTTTGAAGAGTTTTAGTGGAAGATGAAAAGGAAACAACAAAAAGGTAATAACGACAAAGATCAACGTGAAACTAGAAAGCTACTAAAGAAACAGTGAGCAATAAAAAGTGGGCCAATTGCTCGAACCACCTGCATAAGGCTATAAAGACTATTTATAGCAGCAGAGGCACTGGTTATGAACCAGCCATGAATCCTACAAAATCTTCTTTGCTGGGAGGATAGAACAAGAAAATCCCAGAATTTTAAGGCACAAAGCAACATACACAAAGATTCCTGAATTATAATTTCGCAACTCACACTCGACCATATCCACACAGTATTTGTTCAGAGCTGCAGTAAAGATGCAGCTAACACTCGGATATGCCAGTTAAAGGGCACTTTACTTGTTCATAGAGCACTATTTACCAAAACGAAAGCAGGAAACAGCAATTGCCAAGGCATAACTAAGTCACAGGAAGCATAGAAGTGATAGTCAACAAGAATGCTTCAATTCATATAACAAACCAAAGGTAGTCAATAGGCAATGTTGCCTCACCTCCATCCCAGGGAGTATCATCAGGGCTGCATTttaaggaagaaaagaaaatctgTAAGTACAAAGATACAACAGTTTGGGAACAGGTGAATCGCTATAGTCCAAATCATTATGAAACCATGATTTTCATTCAAAGCCAGATGTCATACCCGAATATAACAGCATTCCATAACATTATATTGCTATCATAAGGTGCACCACTGATGCCAGCAGGAGGATCCTGCTGTAACCGCTTGAAATCCCTCATCAATCTCTTCTTCGCCGGTGTCGACATCCTCACCACGTAACTAAAAATGTAATTCAGAAACACAGGAAACTCAAGAAAGAACTTTACTCTCCAAGAACAAAAAGACAGCTAAGAAACATAACACAATTTCTCCTTTGTGGCCAATAGGCAGATTCAAGATTTTAAGTGAGTGGTTACAGAATACCACTTGCGCTCAGGGGCGTATGTAGCTTTAAGATACCGGGTTCATATCAACCCGGTAATTTCAATACTAAAGTACAAATTTATGTgtaaaaatttactaaaattataataaatagaaGATACGAACCCATAACTTAAGAAGTATAATGCTAAAAAACTTAGAGATTGAACCCATAGATTTCTGTGGCAAATGGACATGAACTTCACATAAGTACATACACTCTCAGTCTCAATTTGTTTAGAgatcttttttgaaaaatatacctTTCCAAAATTTGGAACATACTTAGTTTTAACTCCCATTTATCACTGAAATTACTTGTTGAATGCcccatatatataaaatgaactTTCTGCAACAGGGGCTTTGTTTGGCACATGGATCTTTTAATGCTTAGTTAGTTTGCGTCAAACAAACAACTTCTTTCTTAAACTTGGTTAAGTTAaacaactatataaaaaaaatcaaaaggcaGGGAAAGTCAATACATAATGcacatttagtaaataaatacatatacatcaatacttttttttcctaatttttcaACTATATAGTTCCAGTAAACACAATGAGAACCTTGCCAGCTGCCAATCTGCTCCAATCAAATGCTAGAAAATTAACAACAAAATACTCAGTGAAATCCGACTGGAGAGTTCATTTCTAAAATATTCCAAGGCAAACAACAAGTACAAATCAATCGAAGCAATAACTAATAGTATCGCATAAACAAAAATCAAGAGTCAATTTCACTAGGGTTgatctggagaaaaaaaaacgCACAGCACATAAACCAATCACATGAATTGATGCAGAAAAGCAGATTGATTTACCTGAGAGCAAACGCAGCAACAATTTCAGAAGGAAAATGGAGAGGATTTGTATATGAGCTTCGATAATCGAGCGCCCCTGTGCAAAATCCGCCTagttaaaagaatgaaaagatTTGGAGTTTGCGTGATGTATAAGCTGCCAAAGCGGTGTGTGCTGTTTGACACTACACCTGTGGGTGCGTTTCAATCTACGGAGTTTAGAGTACATTAGTTTTGTATtacttaatttttctaaattaataatttatgtgtatttagtaaaaaaaaaaaaaaacgatagcaaaaagataaaatttaaattaaaactacTGAGGGCACGGTAATTTCATAGAAGTAGTAGTCACTTTTTAAGTTGAACGTGAAATTTATGAAGTTGGAGTTGAAGATAGAGTTACGTTTTGACTAAACTTCTTATAATAAGGAGAAATGAGTGTTTTATTCGAAAATATTAAGATGGAGttgaaaaaaattttaaattataagttatttttagaGTCTAACTTCAAGTTTAATTTGTGATTTTCATGATTAAGTACTGATTTCtcaataaaatgaaaagttattACGTAAAAATGAATACTTTCATGATTGGATGGATCCTAAAATTAGTGATTTATCAAGAGACAATGTCACATCTTAGAtgaatttcatatcaaaataaaagaaaaaaatataataattttttttaaaaaaaattctaaataacaATCTTCGCAAAAAAAGCAAGCTAAAAAATAATGTCTAACTCACCTAAAAACTACTTTAGAAAGAAAGAATTATGAGATCTCTTTTGCCTTCAATTATTACCCAAATGTTAGTACCACAAAGAGTACTTTTCACAAGCATTATTTGACACTAATGAAGGAAGAAAATCTAGCTAAAAGCATAAGCTAAAATGTTTTGCTTGGCTAAAATAAAGTTTTCCTTTATGATTTTAGAAAAGGAAAAGTTACGAATATATATCATTCGATCAATTAGTTTATCAATACAAgtgaaaatatcataataaatatatgGCTTAAGTCATCTGAGGCCCCTTAAAATTGTCCGCATAATTCgcttagacaccttaactaagACTTGTACCTATTTAACACTTCTATCCttccaaatttgaa harbors:
- the LOC101265795 gene encoding ubiquitin-conjugating enzyme E2 2: MSTPAKKRLMRDFKRLQQDPPAGISGAPYDSNIMLWNAVIFGPDDTPWDGGTFKMTLQFSEDYPNKPPRVHFVSRMFHPNIYADGSICLDILQNQWSPIYDVAAILTSIQSLLSDPNPNSPANSEAARLFSENKRDYNRKVREIVEQSWTAD